In Pseudomonas fluorescens, the following are encoded in one genomic region:
- the rhtA gene encoding threonine/homoserine exporter RhtA — MNDHPRSLASTLFSVGLLLIAMASIQSGASLAKSMFSVVGPQGTTTLRLIFASIIMMLILRPWRAKLTARSLRTVIVYGMALGGMNFLFYMSLQTVPLGIAVALEFTGPLAVAIYSSRRVIDFLWIALAAVGLLLLIPMGEATSGIDLVGAGYALGAGVCWALYILFGQKAGADNGVQTAALGVMIAALFVAPIGIVHAGSALLSPSLIPIALGVAILSTALPYTLEMVALTRMPARTFGTLMSIEPAFGALSGLLFLHEYLSLSQWMAIMCIILASIGATMTMSTAARPVVTAD, encoded by the coding sequence ATGAATGACCATCCTCGCAGCCTAGCCTCTACCTTGTTCTCGGTTGGGCTGCTGCTCATAGCCATGGCGTCGATCCAGTCCGGAGCCTCTCTGGCCAAAAGCATGTTCTCGGTTGTTGGCCCTCAGGGGACGACAACATTACGACTGATTTTTGCCAGCATAATAATGATGCTGATACTGCGTCCATGGCGGGCAAAACTCACCGCAAGATCCCTGCGCACCGTCATCGTCTACGGGATGGCGCTGGGCGGCATGAACTTCCTCTTCTATATGTCATTGCAAACAGTCCCGCTGGGCATCGCGGTGGCTCTTGAATTCACCGGCCCACTGGCGGTGGCGATCTACTCCTCGCGTCGCGTGATCGACTTTTTGTGGATCGCCCTGGCTGCCGTCGGCTTACTGTTACTGATACCGATGGGAGAAGCGACCTCCGGCATCGATCTGGTAGGCGCCGGTTATGCCTTGGGTGCCGGGGTCTGCTGGGCACTGTACATTTTGTTCGGTCAAAAAGCCGGGGCCGACAATGGCGTGCAAACCGCCGCACTGGGGGTAATGATCGCTGCGCTGTTCGTAGCCCCCATCGGTATTGTCCATGCAGGTTCCGCTCTGCTGAGCCCGTCATTGATCCCTATAGCCCTCGGCGTCGCCATCTTGTCCACGGCCCTCCCCTACACCCTGGAGATGGTCGCGCTGACCCGCATGCCGGCCAGAACCTTCGGCACACTGATGAGTATCGAGCCCGCCTTCGGCGCGCTATCTGGCTTACTGTTCCTTCATGAATACCTCTCTCTGTCACAATGGATGGCAATCATGTGCATCATTCTGGCATCCATCGGCGCAACCATGACCATGAGCACTGCTGCCAGGCCAGTAGTAACGGCAGATTGA
- a CDS encoding TetR/AcrR family transcriptional regulator → MRYSASHKLETRQRLLESSAVSAKKSGFSTVGVDGLMKAIGLSGGAFYSHFSSKDELFASIVERELGQSLTRLGEGQDRDKLERCLKQYLSMSHVENPETGCALPALGAEIARSDVTVRQQAEHWICRLQERWAGVLQSDSLAWAILSQCIGALVVARMLASPDIQRTVLKSSYEEIGRQIASPRT, encoded by the coding sequence ATGCGTTATTCGGCCAGTCACAAGCTGGAAACCAGGCAAAGGCTGCTGGAAAGCAGTGCTGTATCGGCCAAGAAGTCCGGATTTTCAACGGTAGGCGTGGACGGCCTGATGAAAGCGATTGGCTTGAGTGGCGGCGCCTTCTATAGCCACTTCTCGTCGAAAGACGAGTTGTTCGCAAGCATAGTCGAGCGTGAGTTGGGGCAAAGCCTGACGCGACTGGGGGAGGGGCAGGACCGTGACAAGCTTGAGCGCTGCTTGAAACAGTACCTGAGTATGTCTCACGTCGAGAATCCGGAGACCGGTTGTGCATTGCCGGCATTGGGGGCGGAAATTGCCCGTTCCGACGTGACTGTCCGCCAGCAGGCAGAGCACTGGATTTGTCGGCTTCAGGAACGTTGGGCGGGTGTTCTGCAAAGCGACAGCCTGGCGTGGGCGATTCTGTCGCAATGTATTGGTGCGCTGGTCGTAGCGCGCATGCTGGCTAGTCCGGATATCCAGCGCACTGTGCTGAAGTCCAGCTACGAGGAAATTGGCCGTCAGATCGCAAGTCCGAGAACCTGA
- a CDS encoding SDR family oxidoreductase, translating into MNNKKVVLVVGAGDATGGAIAKRFAEEGFVACVTRRSADKLQPLVDAIRADGGEAHGFACDARKEDDVVALVEQIESEIGPIEAFVFNIGANVPCSILEETARKYFKIWEMACFSGFLNAREVAIRMAKRQRGTILFTGATAGLRGAAGFAAFAGAKHGIRALAQSMARELGPMNIHVAHVVVDGAIDTDFIRDSFPEKYATKDQDGILNPEHIAENYWYLHSQPRDAWTFELDLRPWSERW; encoded by the coding sequence ATGAATAACAAGAAGGTCGTACTGGTCGTCGGGGCAGGTGATGCCACGGGCGGCGCCATTGCCAAGCGTTTTGCCGAGGAGGGTTTTGTCGCCTGCGTCACCCGCCGCAGTGCGGACAAGCTCCAGCCACTGGTGGATGCCATCAGGGCCGATGGTGGGGAGGCCCACGGTTTTGCCTGCGACGCTCGCAAGGAAGACGATGTGGTGGCACTGGTCGAGCAGATCGAAAGCGAGATCGGCCCCATCGAGGCGTTCGTGTTCAACATCGGCGCCAACGTGCCGTGCAGCATTCTCGAAGAAACCGCCCGCAAGTATTTCAAGATCTGGGAAATGGCCTGTTTCTCGGGGTTTCTCAATGCGCGGGAAGTGGCCATACGCATGGCCAAGCGCCAGCGGGGCACAATCCTGTTCACCGGTGCCACCGCTGGCCTGCGTGGCGCAGCCGGGTTCGCCGCATTTGCCGGTGCCAAGCACGGCATTCGTGCGCTGGCGCAAAGCATGGCCCGAGAACTCGGCCCGATGAATATTCACGTTGCCCATGTCGTCGTCGACGGCGCCATCGATACCGATTTCATCCGCGACAGCTTCCCCGAGAAATACGCGACCAAGGATCAGGACGGCATCCTCAACCCCGAACACATTGCCGAGAATTACTGGTACCTGCACAGCCAGCCCCGCGACGCCTGGACTTTCGAACTGGACCTGCGCCCCTGGAGCGAACGCTGGTAA
- a CDS encoding 2-hydroxychromene-2-carboxylate isomerase yields MSKTVEFLFDLGSPTTYLAYTQLPAICEQTDSQLIYIPILLGGVFKATGNASPATIPAKGRHMIQDLDRYARRYGVPLKFNPHFPINTLVLMRAVTGIQLHHPERFVAFIDCLFKALWVDGRNLNDPATVATVLSGNGFDPNEVLALTADETVKATLKDNTEKAVQRGVFGVPSMFVDNQLYFGQDRLDFVLEALS; encoded by the coding sequence ATGAGCAAAACCGTGGAATTCCTTTTTGACCTGGGCAGCCCCACCACTTACCTGGCCTATACCCAGTTACCGGCAATCTGCGAGCAAACCGACAGCCAGCTGATCTACATCCCGATCCTGCTCGGCGGTGTGTTCAAGGCCACCGGCAACGCCTCACCGGCGACCATTCCAGCCAAGGGCCGCCACATGATTCAGGACCTCGACCGTTATGCCCGGCGCTACGGCGTGCCACTGAAGTTCAATCCGCATTTCCCGATCAACACCCTGGTGCTGATGCGTGCCGTGACCGGCATTCAGCTGCACCATCCCGAGCGTTTTGTCGCCTTCATTGACTGCCTGTTCAAGGCCCTGTGGGTCGACGGCCGCAACCTCAATGACCCGGCAACCGTGGCCACGGTGCTGAGCGGCAACGGTTTCGATCCCAATGAGGTGCTGGCACTGACCGCCGACGAAACAGTCAAGGCAACGCTCAAGGACAACACCGAGAAAGCAGTGCAGCGCGGCGTATTCGGCGTACCAAGCATGTTTGTCGATAACCAGTTGTACTTCGGCCAGGATCGACTGGACTTCGTGCTCGAAGCCTTGAGTTAA
- a CDS encoding aminopeptidase P family protein, which yields MNTQLSINGSVPQRLAQTRELMSREGIHALLVPSADPHLSEYLPGYWQGRQWLSGFHGSVGTLIVTPDFAGVWADSRYWEQATKELKGSGIDLVKLQPGQPGPLEWLAEQTPEGGVVAVDGAVMAVASARTLSGKLEERGARLRTDIDLLSGVWSDRPGLPNEPIYQHLPPQATVSRGEKLAKLRETLQARGADWHFIATLDDIAWLFNLRGGDVSFNPVFVSFALINQQQATLFVALSKVSAELRAILEQDGVTLRDYSEVAAALRAVPSGASLQVDPARVTAGLLDNLNSGVKLIEGLNPTTLAKSQKSLADAEHIRQAMEQDGAALCEFFAWLDSALGRERITELTIDEKLTAARERRPDYVSLSFNTIAAFNANGAMPHYHATEEEHAVIEGDGLLLIDSGGQYLGGTTDITRMVAVGTPTDEQKRDCTRVLKGVIALSRAQFPKGILSPLLDSIARAPIWAESVDYGHGTGHGVGYFLNVHEGPQVIAYQAAPAPQTAMQPGMITSIEPGTYRPGRWGVRIENLAMNREAGKSEFGEFLKFETLTLCPIDTRCLETSLLSDEEKQWFNTYHAEVRERLSPLVEGAALEWLNTRTAAI from the coding sequence ATGAATACGCAGCTTTCGATCAATGGCTCGGTGCCCCAGCGCCTGGCGCAAACCCGCGAACTGATGAGCCGGGAGGGCATTCACGCCTTGCTGGTGCCGTCGGCCGACCCGCACCTGTCCGAATACCTGCCGGGTTACTGGCAGGGGCGCCAGTGGTTGTCGGGCTTCCATGGTTCGGTCGGCACCCTGATCGTGACCCCGGACTTTGCCGGCGTCTGGGCCGACAGCCGTTATTGGGAGCAGGCGACCAAGGAACTCAAGGGCAGCGGCATTGATCTGGTCAAGCTGCAACCGGGTCAACCCGGGCCACTGGAATGGCTGGCCGAGCAAACCCCCGAGGGCGGCGTTGTCGCGGTCGATGGCGCGGTCATGGCCGTGGCTTCGGCACGGACCCTGAGCGGTAAACTTGAAGAGCGTGGCGCCCGCCTGCGCACCGACATCGACCTGCTGAGCGGCGTCTGGAGCGACCGCCCAGGTCTGCCGAACGAACCGATCTATCAGCACCTGCCACCACAGGCGACCGTCAGCCGTGGCGAAAAACTCGCCAAACTGCGTGAAACCCTTCAGGCGCGGGGTGCCGACTGGCATTTCATCGCCACCCTGGATGATATCGCCTGGCTGTTCAACCTGCGTGGCGGCGACGTGTCGTTCAACCCGGTGTTTGTTTCTTTCGCCTTGATCAATCAACAGCAGGCCACGCTGTTTGTCGCCTTGAGCAAAGTCAGCGCCGAGCTGCGCGCCATCCTTGAACAGGACGGCGTGACCTTGCGCGATTACAGCGAGGTCGCCGCCGCACTGCGCGCCGTGCCGAGCGGTGCGAGCCTGCAAGTAGACCCGGCGCGGGTCACGGCGGGGTTGCTGGACAACCTGAACAGTGGGGTGAAGCTGATCGAAGGCCTGAACCCGACCACCCTGGCCAAATCGCAAAAAAGCCTGGCCGATGCCGAACACATCCGTCAGGCCATGGAACAGGACGGCGCAGCGCTGTGCGAATTCTTCGCCTGGCTGGACTCGGCGCTGGGGCGCGAGCGCATCACTGAACTGACCATCGACGAAAAACTCACCGCCGCCCGTGAGCGCCGTCCGGATTATGTCTCGCTGAGCTTCAATACCATCGCCGCGTTCAACGCCAATGGCGCGATGCCTCACTACCATGCCACCGAAGAAGAGCACGCTGTGATCGAAGGGGACGGCCTGCTGCTAATCGACTCCGGCGGCCAGTACCTGGGCGGCACCACTGACATCACGCGCATGGTTGCGGTGGGCACACCGACCGATGAGCAAAAACGCGATTGCACCCGCGTGCTCAAGGGCGTGATTGCCTTGTCCCGTGCGCAGTTCCCGAAAGGCATCCTGTCGCCGCTGCTCGATTCCATCGCCCGTGCGCCCATCTGGGCGGAAAGTGTCGACTACGGTCACGGCACCGGTCATGGCGTCGGTTACTTCCTGAACGTCCACGAAGGTCCGCAAGTCATCGCTTATCAGGCCGCACCTGCACCGCAAACCGCGATGCAACCCGGCATGATCACGTCCATTGAACCGGGCACCTATCGTCCGGGTCGTTGGGGTGTGCGTATCGAAAACCTGGCGATGAACCGTGAGGCAGGCAAAAGCGAATTCGGCGAGTTCCTCAAGTTCGAAACCCTGACCCTGTGCCCGATCGATACGCGCTGCCTGGAAACCTCGCTGCTGTCGGACGAGGAAAAGCAGTGGTTCAACACCTACCACGCTGAAGTGCGCGAGCGCCTGAGTCCATTGGTCGAGGGTGCTGCACTTGAGTGGCTAAACACTCGCACTGCGGCTATCTGA
- a CDS encoding aminotransferase class V-fold PLP-dependent enzyme: protein MNKRPLYFDYAATTPVDERVIKVMVECLGFTGNFGNPASSSHVFGQQARQSVEQARRQVAELVGATPGQIVWTSGATESNNLALKGVTQARGTGGGHIITSQIEHKAILDTARQLQDAGVAVTYLVPDAEGLITAQAVSEAMREDTFLVSLMLVNNELGTLNDIPAIGQVVRDRGALFHVDAAQGAGKVAIDLAQWPVDLMSFSAHKLYGPKGIGALYVGPRAQQRLQAQIHGGGHEGGLRSGTLATHQIVAMGAAFALAAAAFDEEKATIVRLRERLLEQLQSIPGVRLNGSPTRRIPHTLSLTFDEGEFNPAALLASIAFSATSACNSASNTPSHVLLALGHDARSAGRTIRLSLGRFTTEQDIDQAVQLIKAACASAPAFWQ, encoded by the coding sequence ATGAATAAACGTCCGTTGTATTTCGATTACGCCGCCACCACGCCGGTGGATGAGCGGGTCATCAAGGTGATGGTCGAGTGTCTGGGCTTTACCGGCAATTTCGGCAACCCGGCCTCCAGCTCCCACGTCTTCGGCCAGCAGGCCCGGCAATCGGTCGAACAGGCGCGACGCCAGGTCGCCGAACTGGTCGGCGCGACACCCGGGCAGATCGTCTGGACTTCCGGCGCCACCGAATCCAACAACCTCGCGCTCAAAGGCGTGACCCAGGCCCGCGGCACTGGCGGCGGCCATATCATCACCAGCCAGATCGAACACAAGGCCATTCTCGATACCGCCAGGCAACTGCAGGATGCCGGTGTAGCAGTGACTTACCTGGTGCCGGACGCCGAGGGCCTGATCACCGCGCAAGCGGTCAGCGAAGCCATGCGCGAGGACACCTTCCTGGTGTCGCTGATGCTGGTCAACAACGAACTGGGCACCCTCAACGACATTCCCGCCATCGGTCAGGTCGTGCGTGATCGCGGGGCGTTGTTCCATGTCGACGCCGCACAGGGCGCGGGCAAAGTGGCGATCGACCTCGCGCAGTGGCCCGTGGACCTGATGTCGTTTTCCGCGCACAAGCTCTATGGCCCCAAAGGCATCGGCGCGTTGTACGTCGGTCCGCGCGCGCAACAGCGTTTGCAGGCGCAGATCCATGGCGGCGGGCATGAGGGCGGATTGCGTTCCGGCACCCTGGCTACCCATCAGATCGTGGCTATGGGCGCGGCCTTTGCACTGGCGGCGGCTGCGTTCGATGAAGAGAAAGCCACCATCGTGCGTTTGCGTGAACGCTTGCTCGAGCAATTGCAGAGCATTCCCGGCGTGCGTCTCAACGGCAGCCCGACCCGGCGCATTCCCCATACCCTGAGCCTGACCTTCGACGAAGGCGAGTTCAACCCGGCGGCGTTGCTGGCATCGATCGCATTTTCCGCGACCTCGGCCTGCAATTCCGCGAGCAATACCCCATCCCATGTACTGCTGGCCCTGGGGCACGATGCCCGCTCGGCCGGCCGCACCATCCGCTTGAGCCTCGGGCGTTTCACCACCGAGCAGGACATCGACCAGGCGGTTCAACTGATCAAGGCAGCCTGCGCCAGTGCTCCGGCATTCTGGCAATAG
- a CDS encoding LysE family translocator translates to MTLSLDLLLGFALFALVTSITPGPNNTMLLASGVNFGFNRTIPHMLGITCGFFILVVAVGFGLGAVFQTYPLLYTVLRYVGAAYLLYLAWKIAHSGPMSESQQGEAKPISYLGAAAFQWVNPKAWIMAIGAISTYTPMQGYFTNVIVIAAVFAIINLPSVGVWAACGTLLRNVLKDRRWLGLFNWGMAALLVGSLYPLLLESFS, encoded by the coding sequence ATGACGCTCTCACTCGACCTGCTGCTGGGGTTCGCCCTGTTTGCTCTCGTCACCTCGATCACACCCGGCCCGAACAACACCATGTTGCTGGCCTCCGGGGTGAACTTCGGTTTCAACCGCACGATTCCGCACATGCTCGGCATCACTTGTGGCTTCTTCATACTAGTGGTGGCGGTCGGCTTTGGTCTTGGCGCGGTGTTCCAGACTTACCCCTTGCTCTACACCGTGCTGCGTTATGTGGGGGCGGCGTATTTGCTGTATCTGGCGTGGAAAATCGCCCATTCCGGGCCCATGTCGGAGAGTCAGCAGGGCGAGGCGAAACCGATCAGCTATCTGGGCGCTGCCGCGTTCCAGTGGGTCAATCCCAAAGCCTGGATCATGGCCATTGGCGCTATCAGCACCTACACGCCGATGCAGGGTTACTTCACTAATGTGATCGTGATCGCGGCTGTCTTTGCGATCATCAACCTGCCGAGTGTCGGTGTCTGGGCCGCTTGCGGCACGCTGTTGCGCAACGTTCTGAAGGATCGCCGCTGGCTGGGCCTGTTCAATTGGGGCATGGCCGCGCTGCTCGTGGGTTCGCTGTATCCGCTGTTGCTCGAAAGCTTTAGCTGA
- a CDS encoding VOC family protein: protein MSVKPIPEGYHSVTPYLGINKAAEAIAFYKKAFGAIEIMRLDMPDGGVGHAELRIGDCPIMLGTPCDQGPLSNPDNSPSVGLHLYVTDVDKSYKQAIDAGATVVSEVKDQFYGDRSGTLKDPYGHLWFLATHKEDLTQEQIEQRAKEMFAQG from the coding sequence ATGAGCGTCAAACCCATTCCAGAGGGGTATCACAGCGTCACCCCCTATCTGGGCATCAACAAAGCCGCCGAAGCCATCGCTTTCTACAAAAAAGCCTTTGGCGCCATTGAAATCATGCGCCTGGACATGCCCGATGGCGGTGTCGGCCACGCCGAACTGCGCATCGGCGATTGCCCGATCATGCTGGGCACTCCGTGCGATCAAGGACCGCTGAGCAACCCGGACAATTCGCCGTCCGTGGGTCTGCATTTGTACGTGACGGATGTCGACAAGTCCTACAAACAGGCGATCGATGCCGGCGCAACCGTTGTATCGGAGGTCAAGGATCAGTTTTACGGTGACCGTTCGGGCACCTTGAAAGATCCCTACGGGCACCTGTGGTTCCTCGCCACGCACAAGGAAGACCTGACCCAGGAGCAGATCGAGCAACGGGCGAAGGAGATGTTTGCCCAGGGTTGA
- a CDS encoding PepSY domain-containing protein — protein sequence MSKKSRSKIWFLVHSWLALPIWFFVLIVCVTGTLAVISQEIVWLANPPMRASQPSDDAPLLSYQQVIEAINRAEPQTVVQSISRPDESHFALDVEVSYPDGRSVVIYVNPYSGVIQGIAPEFNFRAFTRALHAWWLVPFTNGYSWGWYLVSFLGLPLLASLITGLVVYKRFWKGFFRPTLRIRHGARIFWGDFHRLSGIWSIWFIAVISVTGTWFLIQALLSDNQISISTEKIIPAMSREAVPLSPDGSPPPRIDLDRAIEIATQEISGLEASFVSLPGNAYSHLDVGGRGWYPLMFQTATINPYNGEIAASRLISDRSALEFVTESMRPLHTGDFGGLWIKLIWAFFGLLLSMMVLSGLLIWTKRTALATANAFKRSNKKQRDTAAQPATNHEVSEVDL from the coding sequence ATGTCAAAGAAGTCCCGTTCAAAAATCTGGTTCCTGGTCCATAGCTGGCTGGCGCTGCCGATCTGGTTTTTCGTGCTGATCGTCTGTGTGACAGGAACCCTGGCCGTCATCAGCCAGGAGATCGTCTGGCTGGCCAACCCGCCAATGCGCGCCAGCCAGCCCTCGGATGATGCTCCGCTGCTCAGCTATCAGCAGGTCATCGAGGCCATCAACAGGGCCGAACCGCAGACAGTGGTGCAGAGCATCAGTCGCCCCGACGAGTCGCACTTTGCCCTGGATGTCGAAGTCAGCTACCCCGACGGGCGCTCGGTGGTGATTTATGTCAATCCGTACAGCGGCGTGATCCAGGGCATCGCGCCGGAGTTCAACTTCCGCGCCTTTACCCGCGCCCTGCACGCTTGGTGGCTGGTGCCGTTCACCAATGGTTACAGCTGGGGCTGGTACCTGGTGTCGTTTCTCGGCTTGCCATTGCTGGCGTCGCTAATTACCGGTTTGGTGGTCTACAAACGCTTCTGGAAAGGCTTCTTCCGCCCGACCCTGCGCATTCGCCACGGCGCGCGGATTTTCTGGGGCGACTTTCACCGCTTGAGCGGCATCTGGTCGATCTGGTTCATCGCGGTGATCTCCGTCACCGGCACCTGGTTCCTGATCCAGGCCTTGCTGTCCGATAACCAGATTTCCATCTCCACGGAGAAGATCATCCCGGCGATGTCCCGCGAAGCAGTGCCGCTGTCGCCCGATGGCTCGCCCCCGCCGCGTATCGACCTTGATCGCGCGATTGAAATCGCCACGCAGGAAATCTCCGGGCTGGAAGCTAGTTTCGTCAGCCTGCCGGGCAATGCCTACAGCCATCTGGATGTCGGTGGACGCGGTTGGTACCCGTTGATGTTCCAGACCGCCACGATCAACCCGTACAACGGCGAAATCGCCGCCTCGCGCCTGATTTCGGACCGTTCGGCCCTGGAGTTCGTCACTGAGTCCATGCGCCCGCTGCACACCGGCGATTTCGGCGGACTGTGGATCAAACTGATCTGGGCGTTCTTCGGCCTGCTGCTGAGCATGATGGTGCTCAGCGGCCTGCTGATCTGGACCAAGCGCACGGCGCTGGCCACCGCCAATGCCTTCAAACGCAGTAACAAGAAACAGCGCGACACCGCGGCGCAACCGGCCACGAACCACGAAGTGTCGGAGGTCGACCTGTGA
- a CDS encoding thiamine pyrophosphate-binding protein translates to MSQDIAAPQPSRLSVFWHRWRFHLNVLLLLIPLGFMPKYFADEALMRGDSGLGEREVGEVRVGPWSLRLAELRNSAPMLEGSAGYMKGFNAALCEACIGQVKATYLRIGKPRSLRAAGVIFFGAPYRMGASLPVPEKTTADAELWITMEGWDGAMHQASIPLSQASPATIAWVNKQGGKP, encoded by the coding sequence GTGAGCCAAGACATTGCAGCCCCGCAACCCTCGCGCCTGAGTGTGTTCTGGCACAGATGGCGCTTTCACCTGAACGTCCTGTTGCTGCTGATCCCACTCGGTTTCATGCCCAAGTACTTCGCCGACGAGGCATTGATGCGCGGCGACAGTGGCCTTGGCGAACGGGAGGTCGGCGAAGTCCGGGTCGGCCCCTGGAGCCTGCGCCTGGCGGAACTGCGCAACTCAGCCCCGATGCTCGAAGGCTCCGCCGGCTACATGAAGGGTTTCAACGCCGCGTTGTGCGAGGCCTGTATCGGCCAGGTCAAGGCCACTTACCTGCGCATCGGCAAGCCCCGAAGCCTGCGCGCCGCCGGAGTGATTTTCTTCGGTGCCCCGTACCGCATGGGCGCTTCGCTGCCCGTCCCGGAAAAGACCACGGCCGACGCCGAGCTGTGGATCACCATGGAAGGCTGGGACGGCGCCATGCATCAGGCATCCATTCCTTTGAGCCAGGCCTCCCCCGCCACCATCGCCTGGGTGAACAAACAAGGAGGCAAACCATGA
- a CDS encoding DUF6162 family protein — protein sequence MSTPTTQVVRPAGAGHETLYVLLLCLMILAVAGSVVLWRGESHEVSSVSSHQLDARRDLSASEQGIYADLRVTLDEIHLLRQEQQALPTPEALAGEGFAPFSQDASSVSRGGHAWQLLDAKAYFGQSQTPTVAGSFLMRLAAANDAPDIWLNRASKLTAPADLSDAALESAGWQQVVAQFDAGVTRQHRH from the coding sequence ATGAGCACTCCAACGACCCAAGTCGTGCGCCCGGCCGGGGCCGGTCACGAAACCCTCTACGTTCTGCTGCTGTGCCTGATGATCTTGGCGGTGGCCGGCTCGGTGGTGCTCTGGCGTGGTGAATCCCATGAGGTGAGCAGTGTCAGCAGCCATCAACTGGATGCGCGCCGTGACCTCAGTGCATCCGAGCAAGGTATCTACGCCGATTTGCGGGTGACGCTGGACGAGATCCACCTGTTGCGCCAGGAACAGCAAGCGCTGCCGACTCCCGAGGCCCTCGCCGGGGAAGGGTTTGCCCCGTTTTCCCAGGATGCCAGCTCCGTCAGCCGGGGCGGCCATGCCTGGCAATTGCTCGACGCCAAGGCCTATTTCGGCCAGAGCCAGACGCCGACGGTCGCCGGTTCATTCCTGATGCGCCTGGCCGCAGCCAATGATGCGCCGGACATCTGGCTCAACCGCGCCAGCAAGCTCACGGCACCGGCCGACCTCAGCGACGCCGCGCTCGAAAGCGCCGGTTGGCAGCAGGTCGTCGCCCAATTCGATGCCGGCGTAACCCGCCAGCACCGGCACTGA